The proteins below are encoded in one region of Sminthopsis crassicaudata isolate SCR6 chromosome 1, ASM4859323v1, whole genome shotgun sequence:
- the ARK2N gene encoding protein ARK2N isoform X2, protein MKMEEAVGKVEELTESTVPPKTSEKQETVQTEDGPIELESHSQKDGVSDSAVLSSMPCLLMELRRDSSESQLASTESDKPTTGRVYESDSSNHCMLSPSSSGHLADSDTLSSAEENEPSQTEATVEGDPSGVSGSAVGRKSRRSRSESETSTMAAKKNRQSSDKQNGRVAKVKGHRSQKHKERIRLLRQKRELAARKKYNLLQDSSTSDSDLTCDSSTSSSDDDEEVSGSSKTVTAEIPAGFSRAGGSGGATREIPGLLDRGTVWDRNCIGNVLEEAMNCFAEMQRQTEEKFRMWIEKLTRLDTEEESKQQLEPREPKMQLVGQRIPPTTQSGASVQMIPESHVLPQQPFSSYVSCQNIDTTLEFPTTFNNNFPANFSENGNIAEHDLNQSQT, encoded by the exons ATGAAGATGGAGGAGGCTGTGGGAAAAGTTGAAGAACTTACTGAGTCTACAGTCCCACCAAAAACGTCTGAAAAACAAGAAACAGTCCAGACAGAAGATGGACCTATAGAACTAGAGTCTCATTCTCAGAAAGATGGTGTGAGTGATTCTGCGGTTCTTTCATCAATGCCTTGTTTGCTGATGGAATTAAGACGGGACTCCTCAGAGTCTCAACTGGCATCTACAGAAAGCGATAAACCAACAACTGGTCGAGTTTATGAGAGTGACTCTTCTAATCATTGCATGCTTTCACCTTCCTCCAGTGGACATCTAGCAGATTCAGATACATTGTCTTCTGCAGAAGAGAACGAGCCCTCCCAGACAGAAGCTACTGTAGAAGGAGATCCCTCTGGTGTGTCTGGATCAGCTGTTGGTCGCAAGTCTAGACGGTCCCGATCTGAAAGTGAAACATCAACAATGGCTGCCAAGAAAAATAGGCAGTCCAGTGATAAGCAAAATGGCCGAGTTGCCAAGGTTAAAGGTCATCGGAGCCAAAAGCACAAAGAAAGAATCCGGTTACTGAGGCAGAAGCGGGAGCTTGCAGCTCGAAAGAAGTATAACCTGCTGCAGGACAGCAGTACCAGTGATAGTGACCTGACCTGTGACTCAAGCACGAGTTCAtcagatgatgatgaagaagttTCAGGGAGCAGCAAGACAGTCACTGCAGAGATACCAG CTGGCTTCAGTCGTGCTGGGGGATCTGGAGGAGCGACCAGGGAAATTCCAGGATTGCTTGACAGGGGCACCGTGTGGGATAGGAACTGCATAGGCAATGTCCTGGAAGAGGCCATGAACTGCTTTGCCGAGATGCAGAGGCAGACAGAGGAGAAATTTCGCATGTGGATAGAAAAGCTAACTCGCCTGGACACTGAGGAAGAAAGCAAGCAGCAACTGGAACCCAGGGAACCTAAAATGCAACTAGTTGGCCAAAGAATTCCCCCTACCACTCAATCAGGTGCATCTGTACAGATGATCCCTGAGAGCCACGTTCTTCCACAGCAGCCCTTCAGTTCTTATGTGAGCTGTCAAAATATTGATACTACATTAGAATTTCCAACAACTTTTAATAACAATTTTCCAGCTAACTTttcagaaaatggaaatattgCAGAGCATGATTTGAATCAGTCACAAACTTAA